A window from Candidatus Hydrogenedens sp. encodes these proteins:
- the lptB gene encoding LPS export ABC transporter ATP-binding protein: protein MTSEKLLETQGLVKSFRKRVVVRNVSLCLNRGEIVGLLGPNGAGKTTTFNMVVGLFKPDEGKVFFMGQDITRFPMYRRARAGIAYLAQEPSVFRNLTVEQNLLAILEFLPGSPMEHKEKAHQLLKELNIEHLSNQYAYTLSGGERRKTEIARALITEPKVFLLDEPFAGIDPIAISELQSMVKELKKRGIGILITDHNVRDTLAITDRAYIISEGQVICTGTPEEVSADERVRKVYLGEQFQWNS, encoded by the coding sequence ATGACTTCTGAAAAATTATTGGAAACTCAAGGATTGGTCAAATCATTTCGGAAACGCGTAGTAGTCCGAAATGTTTCGTTGTGTTTAAATAGAGGTGAAATCGTAGGGCTATTAGGACCTAATGGAGCTGGAAAGACAACAACCTTTAATATGGTCGTGGGGTTATTTAAGCCCGATGAAGGAAAAGTTTTTTTCATGGGACAGGATATTACCCGTTTCCCCATGTATCGTAGAGCCCGTGCGGGAATTGCCTATCTAGCTCAGGAACCATCTGTATTTCGTAATCTAACGGTAGAACAAAATTTATTAGCGATATTGGAATTTTTACCGGGCAGTCCCATGGAACATAAAGAAAAAGCCCACCAACTATTAAAAGAATTGAATATAGAACATCTATCCAATCAATATGCTTATACCCTTTCAGGTGGAGAGCGTAGAAAGACGGAGATTGCCCGTGCTTTAATCACAGAGCCTAAGGTATTTCTTTTGGATGAGCCCTTTGCGGGAATAGACCCAATTGCTATCAGTGAATTACAAAGTATGGTAAAGGAATTGAAAAAACGGGGTATTGGTATTCTAATTACTGACCATAATGTGCGGGATACTTTAGCAATTACAGACCGTGCCTATATCATCAGCGAAGGGCAGGTTATATGCACCGGAACACCCGAAGAAGTATCCGCAGACGAACGCGTTCGCAAGGTATATTTAGGCGAACAGTTTCAATGGAACTCCTGA